One region of Camelus bactrianus isolate YW-2024 breed Bactrian camel chromosome 20, ASM4877302v1, whole genome shotgun sequence genomic DNA includes:
- the DEFB110 gene encoding beta-defensin 110 isoform X2, with translation MKIHLFFFILLFWVTILQARSELEPKYRFERCQAVKGTCKTFCDDVEYDYGYCIRWRNRCCI, from the exons ATGAAGAtccatctctttttctttattctgctcTTTTGGGTCACAATTTTACAAG CCAGAAGTGAGCTTGAACCAAAGTACAGATTTGAGAGATGCCAAGCAGTGAAAGGAACATGCAAAACATTCTGTGACGATGTTGAGTATGACTACGGATACTGCATTAGATGGAGAAACAGGTGCTGCATATAA
- the DEFB110 gene encoding beta-defensin 110 isoform X1 produces MKIHLFFFILLFWVTILQARRRYPHYGSLDLRRECRKGNGRCKLQCRESEIRIAYCMRPSTHCCLQK; encoded by the exons ATGAAGAtccatctctttttctttattctgctcTTTTGGGTCACAATTTTACAAG CCAGAAGGAGATATCCTCACTATGGTAGCTTGGATTTGAGGAGAGAGTGCAGAAAGGGCAATGGTCGATGTAAACTTCAGTGCCGTGAAAGTGAAATTAGGATTGCTTACTGCATGAGACCTTCAACTCACTGCTGCTTGCAGAAGTAA
- the LOC105083922 gene encoding beta-defensin 112: MSLSKIKCRRKLEKLYSETRDSSARFENIQYGTEKDNTGKNKTNVEGGVQIQEELRYLIRIKQYFSAFLTGIINSIHSHFLSDKSKRHYVPLNWSLACTMLGGQCKTTCGDKEFRMIDCKRPTTICCMRECDPRTY, translated from the exons ATGTCATTATCGAAAATCAAATGTCGACGGAAGTTAGAGAAACTATACTCAGAGACACGTGATTCTTCCGCAAGatttgaaaacatacagtatggcacagagaaagacaacacaggtaaaaataaaacaaatg TTGAGGGTGGGGTGCAGATCCAAGAAGAACTGAGATACTTAATAagaataaagcagtatttttca GCATTTCTTACCGGGATTATTAATTCCATCCATTCTCACTTTCTTTCAGACAAAAGTAAAAGGCACTATGTCCCCCTTAATTGGAGTCTCGCATGTACAATGCTTGGCGGTCAATGCAAAACTACATGCGGTGATAAAGAATTTAGGATGATAGACTGTAAAAGACCGACGACTATTTGCTGCATGAGAGAGTGTGACCCTAGGACGTATTGA